In Brevundimonas sp. SGAir0440, one DNA window encodes the following:
- a CDS encoding polysaccharide pyruvyl transferase family protein: protein MFKNIAVMGVKDLAAWDDVTTVSQALADLGNNSGNLMFTHALQSVVRGSVSVGFNPDQNMLSSCEAIIIAAANWVNEFEDFGWLYSKLKTTKVPIFLVGIGAQASTTGLAPNVPEGTRKLLSLVSERSYSISCRGDYSAEVLASLGITNVAVTGCPSLLTAGIKGPSLTNKRILKPSDIVIHGTRHFFQRADIFQESIYRTAFNNGHDLIIQSELADIYYALERKGNADILSRSAAVLPDVYGADIDLIDKYLRSHGHFYTNVADWAAYMAGKSFCIGTRIHGTIASLLAGTPAVLIAHDSRTREMAVSMSIPSIDTRQAVSFNEDLIEEIVSGFESASFLASYDSYYASFSDFFSANGLSIRHSF from the coding sequence ATGTTTAAAAACATTGCGGTGATGGGTGTCAAAGACCTGGCAGCGTGGGACGATGTTACAACTGTCTCCCAGGCTCTCGCGGACCTCGGCAACAACAGTGGTAATCTGATGTTCACTCATGCGCTCCAAAGCGTTGTGCGTGGATCTGTATCGGTTGGATTCAACCCGGATCAAAATATGCTGTCGTCTTGCGAGGCAATAATAATAGCGGCGGCTAATTGGGTTAATGAGTTCGAAGACTTCGGCTGGCTTTATTCAAAGCTCAAGACTACCAAGGTTCCCATATTTCTGGTGGGGATCGGTGCCCAGGCTTCTACGACTGGGCTTGCTCCTAACGTACCCGAGGGCACTAGAAAACTGCTTAGCCTCGTTAGCGAACGATCGTACTCAATCTCTTGCCGGGGCGATTATTCTGCTGAAGTCCTCGCATCTCTGGGAATAACAAATGTGGCGGTGACTGGGTGCCCCTCGCTCTTGACGGCTGGCATAAAGGGTCCATCCCTTACAAACAAACGGATACTTAAGCCTTCAGATATTGTTATCCATGGCACGCGCCATTTTTTCCAAAGAGCTGACATCTTTCAGGAAAGTATATATCGGACGGCCTTTAACAATGGACATGACCTCATCATCCAGTCGGAACTTGCTGATATATACTACGCGCTTGAGCGAAAAGGGAACGCAGATATCCTGAGCCGTAGCGCTGCGGTTCTCCCGGATGTGTACGGCGCTGACATTGACTTAATCGACAAATATCTCCGATCTCACGGTCATTTTTATACGAACGTAGCGGACTGGGCTGCTTATATGGCTGGAAAGTCGTTTTGTATTGGGACACGCATACACGGGACGATTGCTTCTCTTCTTGCAGGCACTCCGGCGGTTCTGATTGCTCACGACTCAAGAACGCGAGAGATGGCCGTATCAATGTCAATCCCTTCGATTGACACCCGGCAGGCGGTAAGCTTTAATGAAGATCTGATAGAAGAAATCGTGTCTGGGTTTGAGAGTGCTAGCTTTCTGGCCTCTTACGATAGTTACTACGCCAGCTTTTCGGACTTCTTTTCTGCAAACGGCCTATCGATCCGTCATTCTTTTTGA
- a CDS encoding IS3 family transposase (programmed frameshift): MKRSRFTDEQIIGILREQEAGVTTAEVCRRHGVSSATLYKWKAKFGGLDVSEARRLKTLEDENARLKRMLADAMLDNVALKDLLGKKVMTPAGWREAAGHLQAAYEMSERRACRVLGVDRTSVRYQATRPDDGALRDRLRALAQERRRFGYRRLHVLLRREGHAVNKKRVQRIYREERLTVRRRGGRKRAMGTRRPLDLPLVANQRWSLDFVSDQLTDGRRFRILTVIDNCTRECLALVADTSLSGARVVRELDAVIRQRGRPDTIVSDNGTEYTSNAVLAWADDTGVGWHYIAPGKPKQNGFNESFNGRLRDELLNETLFRSLPHARAVLEAWRRDYNERRPHSKLGWLTPQAYAQALAGNAGRPAALVDGCAGRPIANPTNLYPDQPRTLVMAG, from the exons ATGAAGCGATCAAGGTTCACGGACGAGCAGATCATCGGGATCCTGCGGGAGCAGGAAGCCGGAGTGACGACGGCGGAGGTGTGTAGGCGTCACGGGGTCAGCTCGGCGACCCTTTACAAATGGAAGGCCAAGTTCGGCGGGCTCGACGTGTCGGAGGCTCGGCGGCTGAAGACGCTTGAAGACGAGAACGCCCGGCTCAAGCGAATGTTGGCGGACGCGATGCTGGACAACGTGGCCCTGAAGGATCTGCTGG GGAAAAAAGTGATGACGCCCGCCGGCTGGCGCGAGGCGGCTGGTCATCTGCAAGCCGCCTACGAGATGAGCGAAAGGCGGGCGTGCCGTGTTCTGGGCGTCGATCGGACGAGCGTGCGCTATCAGGCGACGCGCCCGGACGACGGCGCTCTGCGCGACCGGCTGAGGGCCCTCGCCCAGGAGCGTCGCCGGTTCGGCTACCGCCGCCTGCACGTCCTGCTGCGGCGCGAGGGCCATGCGGTCAACAAGAAGCGGGTTCAGCGGATCTATCGTGAGGAACGGCTGACGGTGCGCCGGCGCGGCGGGCGGAAGCGAGCAATGGGCACGCGGCGACCGCTGGACCTGCCGCTGGTGGCCAACCAGCGCTGGTCGCTGGACTTCGTCTCTGACCAGCTGACGGACGGGCGGCGCTTCCGCATCCTCACGGTGATCGACAACTGCACCCGCGAGTGCCTGGCGTTGGTGGCCGACACCTCGCTGTCGGGCGCTCGGGTGGTGCGAGAGTTGGACGCCGTCATCCGGCAGCGGGGCCGACCCGACACCATCGTCAGCGACAACGGCACGGAATACACCTCGAACGCCGTCCTGGCGTGGGCCGACGACACCGGTGTCGGCTGGCATTACATCGCGCCGGGCAAGCCCAAGCAGAACGGCTTCAATGAGAGCTTCAACGGGCGCCTGCGTGACGAGCTGCTGAACGAGACGCTGTTTCGATCCCTGCCGCACGCGCGCGCGGTGCTCGAGGCCTGGCGGCGTGACTACAACGAACGGCGACCGCACTCGAAGCTAGGCTGGCTGACGCCGCAGGCCTACGCGCAAGCCCTTGCTGGAAACGCCGGGCGGCCTGCTGCGCTGGTTGACGGCTGCGCAGGCCGCCCTATTGCCAACCCAACCAATCTCTACCCAGATCAACCTCGGACTCTTGTTATGGCTGGATGA
- a CDS encoding NAD regulator, with protein MTQGAEDGVRIGLSAVVMTLKDRQAVVLTTPTEDGSRALPFGPFDPVRDRTFERALRDFVTAQTGFRLGFVEQLYTFGDAGRASPRATPGPGRHREVSVGYLALTPDATEGQTHDARWDAVFEFFPWEDRRGGHDARITEGLHAWADGDEHRLARARALFALTPEHRWNEERVLERYELLYEARLVAEAWRDADLSPTQPMPGRIMSSDHRRILATALGRLRSKLKYRPVLFDLTPGVFTLSELQAGAEAVSGLSLHKQNFRRGVERTGLVEPTGQLSSTTGGRPAELFRFKGVDAQTGAAPGLSLPAQR; from the coding sequence ATGACCCAAGGGGCGGAGGACGGCGTTCGCATCGGTCTGTCGGCGGTCGTGATGACCTTGAAAGACCGACAGGCCGTCGTCCTGACGACTCCGACCGAGGACGGTTCGCGCGCCCTGCCCTTCGGGCCGTTCGATCCGGTGCGCGACCGCACCTTCGAACGCGCTCTGCGGGACTTCGTAACCGCCCAGACCGGGTTTCGGCTCGGCTTCGTCGAACAGCTCTACACGTTCGGCGACGCGGGCCGCGCCTCGCCGCGCGCCACCCCCGGTCCTGGCCGTCACAGAGAGGTGTCCGTCGGCTACCTGGCCCTGACGCCTGACGCGACGGAAGGCCAGACCCACGACGCCCGCTGGGACGCTGTGTTCGAATTCTTTCCTTGGGAAGACCGGCGCGGCGGTCACGACGCGCGAATCACAGAAGGCTTGCACGCCTGGGCCGATGGCGACGAGCACCGCCTGGCCCGCGCCCGCGCGCTGTTCGCCTTGACGCCCGAGCACCGCTGGAACGAGGAGCGGGTCCTGGAGCGCTATGAACTGCTCTACGAAGCGCGTCTGGTCGCCGAGGCGTGGCGCGACGCCGACCTGTCGCCCACGCAGCCCATGCCGGGCCGGATCATGTCCTCCGATCACCGGCGCATCCTGGCGACCGCGCTCGGCCGGCTGCGCAGCAAGCTGAAATACCGCCCAGTCCTGTTCGATCTGACACCTGGCGTCTTCACCCTGTCTGAACTTCAGGCGGGCGCCGAGGCTGTGTCGGGTCTCAGTCTTCACAAGCAGAATTTCCGGCGCGGCGTGGAACGGACAGGGCTGGTCGAACCCACCGGACAGCTGTCTTCCACCACGGGCGGCCGGCCTGCCGAACTGTTTCGATTCAAAGGCGTGGACGCCCAGACCGGCGCCGCGCCGGGCCTGTCTTTGCCCGCGCAAAGATAG